In Bifidobacterium sp. ESL0745, one DNA window encodes the following:
- a CDS encoding tyrosine-type recombinase/integrase, with the protein MARSATGKYKARKYTDSNGNERWRVRIDIGHYPNGNRKKKTVTAATYRECQAKAEELLNEIKQNGAPLDSRITLGDYADRWLEQKIHEVDPKTYTGYKTIVKYHLNPYRQTPLSKIVPTTINTILNNLQAYDKHGNPKGPASISLKRQTHTCINQIMQAALADRLISVNPVSAVRTPKRKDDTGERTAFSVPEMQAMLRVSANMPIEEGTIWWFRLLTGMRQGEILGATWDDYDARKNEYKVNWKLQEAPRDHGCGLPDANGRYPCGKGKGGLCPKAVWRVPDGYEMRPLTGAFVLSRPKSKTGRIVPIIPPLAEALKRYRKATRTQPNPYGLIFRQPDGSPISGHVDNNRFDDLMLASCIDPTKHTGHETRHSVVTLLASAGVDFQLIEEIVGHSSIAMVEHYRHADDSERMRAMEKMDNKLGLEQIGWKEPS; encoded by the coding sequence ATGGCAAGAAGCGCGACGGGAAAATACAAGGCACGAAAATACACAGACTCGAACGGCAACGAAAGATGGCGCGTCCGCATCGACATAGGCCACTACCCCAACGGCAATCGGAAGAAGAAAACCGTCACCGCCGCAACCTACCGCGAATGCCAGGCAAAAGCAGAAGAGCTCCTCAACGAAATCAAACAGAACGGAGCCCCACTCGACAGCAGAATCACACTCGGCGACTACGCAGACAGATGGCTCGAACAGAAAATCCACGAAGTAGACCCCAAAACCTACACCGGATACAAAACCATCGTCAAATACCACCTCAACCCATACCGACAAACACCACTCAGCAAAATCGTCCCCACCACCATCAACACCATACTCAACAACCTCCAAGCCTACGACAAACACGGCAACCCCAAAGGCCCCGCAAGCATCAGCCTCAAACGCCAAACCCACACCTGCATCAACCAAATCATGCAAGCGGCGCTCGCGGATCGGCTTATATCTGTCAATCCCGTCTCCGCCGTCAGGACGCCGAAACGAAAGGACGATACCGGCGAGCGCACGGCATTTTCGGTGCCGGAGATGCAGGCTATGCTTCGTGTGTCGGCAAACATGCCCATCGAGGAGGGAACGATATGGTGGTTCCGCCTGCTGACTGGTATGCGCCAGGGCGAGATTCTTGGGGCGACATGGGACGATTATGATGCTCGGAAAAACGAGTACAAGGTCAATTGGAAACTACAGGAAGCACCGCGAGATCATGGTTGTGGGCTTCCGGATGCCAATGGCCGGTATCCGTGTGGGAAAGGCAAAGGGGGCCTATGCCCGAAAGCGGTATGGCGCGTGCCAGACGGCTACGAAATGCGCCCTCTTACCGGCGCTTTCGTCCTATCAAGGCCCAAAAGCAAGACCGGAAGAATCGTGCCGATCATCCCTCCGCTCGCTGAGGCGCTGAAAAGATACCGGAAAGCGACAAGGACCCAGCCGAATCCCTATGGCCTTATCTTCCGTCAGCCGGATGGGTCACCGATAAGCGGGCATGTCGACAACAATCGCTTTGACGACTTGATGCTCGCTTCGTGCATTGACCCGACAAAACACACCGGCCACGAGACAAGGCATAGCGTGGTTACGCTTCTCGCGAGCGCAGGCGTTGATTTTCAACTTATCGAGGAGATCGTCGGCCACAGCAGTATTGCGATGGTGGAACATTACCGTCACGCCGATGACAGTGAGCGCATGCGGGCGATGGAGAAGATGGACAACAAGCTGGGACTTGAGCAAATCGGGTGGAAGGAACCGTCGTAA
- a CDS encoding leucine-rich repeat domain-containing protein: protein MAETNTQSQSDVPAQSQQSSIAQPAQTQNQQSSATQPTQTQGQQSSNVQPAQAGASAETGKSEASKSEQKQPDAHADASDQQLAKTGQAGRDTTQVNKSIAPATPSAQEEPEVRSGCTVDTSTIAECFPDQNLAQYVASRLSEQTTDVLFQTTINNTTSLNLHSDSGGQIQDLTGLEKFTNLTELDVSGNQISDLSTLSHLKPLTGLTKLDLGHNLISNLGPLDNLKDLSNLTDLDLSENSISSLGNLKELTHLNKLNLSKNSLTDITDLRDLHSLTNLNLAENQISDLSSLSDLNGLTSLDASENYSISDISPLRSLTGLTYLSLYSNSISNISDLENLTNLNDLNLNNNRISNISALSNLTNLNRLCINTNRIVNVSPLKNLTTLTELRLGTNKILDISDLVGLTDLTTLTLGNNNARVSGTTEHQSIKDITPLKNMTKLEHLELGQLPQLSDISTLSRFTHLTYLEIFSDNISDITSLTGLTNLVDLGMWYNPISDITPLAGLTHLKGLKIYGCQITDITPLKNLTNLEESNDHHVVLGLQNVTESSATSWPVTLKTAKDQNGNFIAPTTITPAGGTYDSATGIVTWTRDVMKGQPNNVQLKFAKDIAFGSVAKSFDGTITRGSIAMHTVTFDTQGGTPIDQAFVDDNQPLGTVTSPTYQGHAFKGWQTKQGETYTDYDTSTPVTADITLYAKWKAVHTVTFDTRGGTPVSPITVPDGDPIGTVTSPTYQGHVFQGWQTKQGETYSDYDTATPVTADITLYAKWKVEPAKPGKPEQPSKPDQPSQPEQPSQPEQPTKPTSPGQPVKPTTPAIPQPGTPTQVNNANGDGSKAPTQTPASGNSDKPKTSELAQTGSSVAVPAELTILALAAAFIVGIAIAFHRCGARRR from the coding sequence ATGGCAGAAACCAATACACAATCTCAAAGTGACGTACCGGCGCAAAGCCAGCAATCCAGCATCGCTCAGCCTGCACAAACGCAAAACCAGCAATCCAGCGCCACTCAGCCGACACAAACGCAAGGTCAGCAAAGCAGCAACGTGCAGCCTGCACAAGCCGGCGCGAGCGCAGAAACAGGCAAGAGCGAAGCCAGCAAGTCGGAACAAAAACAGCCCGACGCGCATGCCGATGCCAGCGACCAGCAATTGGCCAAAACCGGCCAAGCCGGTCGCGATACCACACAGGTTAACAAATCAATCGCGCCTGCAACGCCGAGCGCGCAAGAGGAACCTGAAGTCCGAAGCGGATGCACGGTAGACACAAGCACCATTGCCGAATGTTTCCCCGACCAGAACCTTGCACAATACGTGGCCTCACGGCTATCCGAACAGACCACAGACGTATTGTTCCAAACCACAATCAATAACACTACATCCTTGAACCTGCACAGCGATAGCGGCGGACAAATCCAAGATCTCACAGGACTGGAAAAATTCACCAACCTTACCGAGCTCGATGTCAGCGGCAATCAAATCAGCGACCTGAGCACTCTCAGTCATCTCAAGCCCCTTACCGGACTCACCAAGCTGGATCTCGGCCATAATCTCATCAGCAATCTTGGCCCGCTTGACAACCTCAAAGACCTCAGCAACCTCACCGACCTCGATCTCAGCGAAAACTCGATCAGCAGCCTTGGGAATCTCAAAGAGCTGACCCACCTCAACAAGCTGAACCTCAGCAAAAACAGCTTGACCGACATCACCGACCTGAGGGATCTCCACAGCCTAACCAACCTCAACCTTGCGGAAAACCAGATTTCAGACCTCTCATCTCTCTCCGACCTCAATGGCCTGACCAGCCTTGATGCCAGCGAGAATTATTCGATCAGCGACATCTCACCCCTCAGGAGCCTCACCGGTCTGACTTATCTCAGCCTTTATAGCAACAGCATCAGCAACATCTCAGATCTCGAGAACCTCACCAACCTAAACGACCTCAATCTCAACAACAACCGCATCAGCAACATCTCGGCGCTCAGCAACCTCACTAATCTCAATCGACTCTGCATCAACACCAACCGGATCGTCAATGTTTCACCACTTAAAAATCTGACCACGCTTACCGAACTGCGGCTCGGTACCAACAAAATCCTTGATATCAGCGACCTTGTAGGGCTTACCGATCTCACCACCCTCACTTTGGGCAACAACAACGCTAGGGTTAGTGGAACGACCGAACATCAAAGCATCAAGGACATCACGCCGCTGAAGAACATGACCAAGCTGGAACACCTTGAGCTGGGCCAGCTTCCGCAGCTCAGCGACATATCGACGCTCAGCCGTTTTACCCATCTCACCTACTTGGAAATTTTTAGCGACAACATCAGCGACATCACCTCGCTGACCGGACTCACCAACCTTGTCGATCTAGGCATGTGGTACAACCCCATCAGCGATATCACGCCGTTGGCCGGGCTCACCCACCTTAAAGGGCTTAAAATATACGGCTGCCAGATTACCGATATCACGCCGCTAAAGAATCTCACCAATCTTGAAGAAAGTAATGACCACCATGTCGTATTAGGCCTTCAAAACGTTACGGAAAGTTCTGCGACTTCGTGGCCAGTAACGCTCAAAACCGCTAAAGACCAGAATGGAAATTTTATCGCGCCGACAACGATCACGCCTGCGGGAGGAACCTACGACTCCGCCACGGGCATCGTCACTTGGACGAGGGACGTTATGAAAGGCCAGCCCAACAACGTCCAGCTCAAATTCGCCAAAGACATCGCTTTCGGATCGGTAGCCAAATCATTCGACGGAACCATCACGCGAGGGTCCATCGCCATGCACACCGTCACCTTCGACACCCAAGGCGGAACACCCATCGACCAAGCTTTCGTCGACGATAACCAGCCGCTGGGCACTGTCACTTCGCCCACCTACCAAGGTCACGCTTTTAAGGGGTGGCAGACCAAGCAGGGTGAGACTTATACCGATTACGACACTTCCACGCCCGTTACGGCGGACATCACTCTGTACGCCAAATGGAAAGCCGTTCACACCGTCACCTTCGACACCCGGGGCGGCACGCCGGTCAGCCCTATCACCGTCCCCGACGGCGACCCTATCGGCACCGTTACTTCGCCGACCTATCAAGGCCATGTTTTCCAGGGGTGGCAGACCAAGCAGGGCGAGACCTACAGCGATTACGACACTGCGACGCCGGTGACCGCTGACATCACCCTGTATGCCAAATGGAAGGTCGAACCGGCGAAACCCGGAAAGCCTGAGCAGCCTAGCAAACCGGATCAGCCAAGCCAGCCCGAACAGCCCAGCCAACCGGAGCAACCGACAAAGCCAACTAGTCCCGGCCAGCCGGTCAAACCTACTACGCCAGCCATCCCTCAACCGGGTACTCCCACCCAGGTAAACAATGCCAACGGTGATGGTTCAAAGGCTCCCACGCAAACGCCTGCATCCGGAAACTCGGACAAACCTAAGACGTCTGAGCTGGCTCAAACCGGCTCAAGTGTCGCTGTCCCCGCAGAATTGACAATTCTGGCTTTGGCTGCCGCGTTCATTGTCGGAATCGCCATCGCGTTCCACAGGTGCGGCGCACGGAGACGCTAG
- a CDS encoding BspA family leucine-rich repeat surface protein, whose amino-acid sequence MLRKRVVSALLCAAAALACLAPMPTTMAGQPDPATDTPTSTSTPASSKPKKTRNASDTGKQSTPAPSSPSTAKTPSTSDTGKQTAVGKTGTGQSELPGKQSQTPTQQPTVGPQDNTCTPLTRTWNGSDHGGSSGDTINWNITTDCKMTITSGTLSQNYNATDLPWQQTTYKTQITELTAQNLTLGVYFNSMASWFSGMTSLATITIPDLDITHLDGSTGMNGIFAGCTDLTTMKMEGWQTNQDTYKLIPTAIRTSPIKTEPIVTTVDLARLNTGNATSISKMFATDNLIEGPSATDWDLTGWTLPNVSSSDGSTSATALFSGNSNVKRITATDWHYRCDGISLNNMFYNCTNLETVNLSHLVTSHNNSLHSFFAGCPNLASLDLSGWDTSNVYNMEYMFQGCAKLESLNLSDWDTSNVITMPSMFNGDTKLSDLDMSNWNISKLNRNSTNNMFTGCSSLKTLKMKNWTISDSIVTNHTLAKAIASAPAATKADLEKLDVGTATSLLDMFANTSTGSTITDWDLTGWNLRNVTDASNLFEGNQTVTHVTATDWSYGSSVETSIRGMFNDCVNLESADLTNLATNNVTDMSYMFQNCSSLTSLDLSSFNIGSSTSIDYILYGCNGITQLRLGPDEDKLTPQVQSGVFTTGRAAIVMVEGRQTGDGNQYSFYSDKTPENVYQVSAATWFKVADRGIRYGRPTDTGFFPPACVNWDNKPTGTCTVAGSDGMTVPANQKLKDWKSIDGSTTYIPGGTVSMPTTARFITVEPEWEVQVTPVSSLPFTGGRHWMLAGMLLLGASLLALTATATLRDHQRNSHSL is encoded by the coding sequence ATGCTACGCAAAAGGGTCGTGTCCGCGCTGCTGTGCGCCGCCGCCGCGCTCGCATGCCTCGCCCCCATGCCCACGACCATGGCGGGCCAACCCGACCCGGCCACGGACACGCCAACATCCACGTCCACACCGGCATCCTCGAAACCGAAGAAAACCCGGAACGCTTCCGACACCGGCAAACAGTCCACACCTGCTCCCTCCTCCCCGTCGACGGCGAAAACCCCAAGCACCTCTGATACCGGCAAGCAGACTGCGGTCGGCAAAACCGGAACAGGACAATCCGAACTTCCAGGGAAACAATCACAGACGCCGACACAGCAGCCGACGGTCGGCCCGCAGGACAACACCTGTACACCTTTGACCCGCACCTGGAATGGCAGCGATCACGGCGGCTCCTCTGGCGACACCATCAACTGGAACATCACCACCGACTGCAAGATGACCATCACCAGCGGTACCCTCAGCCAAAACTACAACGCAACCGACCTGCCATGGCAACAGACCACGTATAAAACCCAGATAACTGAACTCACTGCTCAGAACCTCACTCTAGGCGTCTACTTTAACAGCATGGCCAGCTGGTTCAGCGGCATGACCTCCCTCGCCACCATTACCATCCCCGACCTGGACATCACCCACCTCGACGGATCCACAGGGATGAACGGAATATTTGCAGGCTGCACGGACCTCACCACCATGAAAATGGAAGGTTGGCAGACCAATCAAGACACCTACAAGCTAATCCCAACAGCCATCAGGACCTCACCAATCAAAACCGAACCAATTGTCACCACCGTCGACCTCGCTCGACTGAACACCGGCAATGCCACCAGCATCTCCAAGATGTTTGCCACTGATAACCTCATAGAAGGGCCGTCGGCTACGGACTGGGACCTCACCGGCTGGACACTGCCCAACGTCAGCAGCTCGGATGGATCGACTTCAGCTACAGCATTGTTTTCTGGTAACTCTAATGTCAAGCGCATCACCGCCACCGATTGGCACTACCGGTGCGACGGAATCAGTCTCAATAATATGTTCTACAACTGCACGAATCTTGAGACCGTCAACCTCAGTCACCTTGTCACCAGCCACAACAACAGTCTACACAGCTTCTTCGCGGGCTGTCCCAACCTCGCCAGCCTTGACCTCAGCGGTTGGGACACTAGCAACGTCTACAACATGGAATACATGTTTCAAGGCTGTGCGAAACTGGAGAGTCTGAACCTGTCCGACTGGGACACCAGCAATGTCATCACTATGCCATCTATGTTTAACGGTGACACCAAACTTTCCGACCTGGACATGAGCAACTGGAACATCAGCAAGCTGAACAGAAACAGTACGAACAACATGTTCACGGGATGTTCGAGCCTGAAAACCCTGAAAATGAAAAACTGGACAATCAGCGATAGCATCGTCACAAACCACACACTGGCGAAGGCCATAGCCAGCGCGCCCGCTGCGACCAAAGCCGACCTCGAAAAGCTGGACGTTGGCACAGCCACCTCTTTACTCGACATGTTTGCCAACACCAGTACGGGATCTACAATCACGGATTGGGACCTCACTGGCTGGAACCTCCGCAACGTCACTGATGCCAGTAACCTGTTTGAGGGAAACCAGACCGTCACGCATGTCACCGCTACTGATTGGTCTTATGGCTCTAGTGTTGAAACCAGCATCAGAGGCATGTTCAACGACTGCGTCAATCTCGAATCTGCCGACCTCACCAACCTTGCCACTAACAACGTCACCGACATGAGCTACATGTTCCAAAACTGCTCCAGCCTCACCAGCCTCGACCTCAGCAGCTTCAACATCGGTAGCAGCACCTCTATAGACTACATATTGTACGGCTGTAATGGGATCACGCAGCTGCGTTTGGGCCCGGACGAGGACAAATTGACGCCGCAAGTGCAGAGCGGTGTATTCACCACGGGCCGCGCAGCGATCGTCATGGTCGAGGGACGACAGACCGGTGACGGGAACCAGTACTCCTTCTACTCAGACAAAACCCCCGAAAACGTCTATCAGGTAAGCGCAGCGACTTGGTTCAAGGTCGCCGACAGGGGCATCCGGTACGGGCGTCCCACCGATACCGGATTCTTCCCGCCGGCATGCGTCAATTGGGACAACAAACCGACAGGCACCTGCACCGTCGCGGGATCGGACGGGATGACGGTGCCTGCGAACCAGAAGCTCAAGGACTGGAAGTCCATCGACGGCAGCACCACCTACATACCCGGCGGCACCGTATCGATGCCCACCACTGCGCGTTTCATCACCGTCGAACCGGAATGGGAAGTACAAGTGACGCCGGTGTCCTCGCTGCCCTTCACCGGCGGCAGGCACTGGATGCTCGCCGGGATGCTGCTGCTCGGAGCCTCCCTGCTCGCACTGACCGCGACCGCCACTCTCCGCGACCACCAACGCAACAGCCACTCCTTATAA